GGCACGGGTTGCAGTCCGTCCCCCGGCATCCAGAACGACTGCACCCTGGACCTCGAAACCACCACCTGGGGAAAGATCAAGATGCGGTACCGGTAGGAAAGGTACGAAGGTTGGTACTCCCCTTGCGTGTGGCGGTAGCCTTGTAGTCGTGCCCGCACCCCGGCCAACCTGGGAGCGGCGGACCCGGCCCGGAATACCGCCGGGCAAAGGGGGTCGACATGCTCGTCACCATTGCCGTAATCCTTGTCATTCTTTGGCTTCTGGGATTCGTCACGAAGGTCACGCTCGGAGGACTGATCCACCTCCTCCTGCTCCTGGCGATCGTGGTCGTCCTGATCCGGGTGATT
This region of Candidatus Eisenbacteria bacterium genomic DNA includes:
- a CDS encoding lmo0937 family membrane protein, yielding MLVTIAVILVILWLLGFVTKVTLGGLIHLLLLLAIVVVLIRVIQGRNPV